The segment CGCCGCCACGGGCAAGCTTGCCGCGACCGATTGGCAGTTCAACGCCTGGGGCGGGAAGTTCACGCCTTACGACCGCGACAACACAGCTGCCGCCCGCATGGCCGACGCGCTCGGCATACCCTGCCACCGCTCGGAGCTGATTCTGGAAGGCGGCGCGATCGAATCCAACGGCGCGGGCGTGCTCCTGACCACGGAGGAGGTCTTGCTCAACCCGAACCGCAACCCCGAGTGGTCCCGCTCCCAAGTCGAGGCCGAGTTGCGACGGCTCTTTGGGGTGCGGGAAATTTTCTGGCTTCCGCGCGGGCTCGACCACGACGACACCGACGGCCACATCGACAACATGACCCGCTTCATCGGCGAGAACGCCATATTGACGGCAGTGGAACCCAAAACAATGCCAGCAGGTGCAACCTGTCAGCCGTGGCTGGAAGAGGCCCGCCTGCGGCTGAAGGAGCGATTCGAGACCGTGCTGGAACTACCGCTTCCCGAGCCGGACGCGACCTGGCCCGAACCCCGCCCGGCCAGTTACCTGAACTACGCCCTCGTCAACGACGCCGTCATCGTGCCGAGCTT is part of the Ruficoccus amylovorans genome and harbors:
- a CDS encoding agmatine deiminase family protein — translated: MSAEPTFILPAEWEPQDAIWLSWPVSTHIWSDFREEIEPAFAQLAAQFSYFEPVRINADGRAHGKIREHLNRARADLSVIELYDHPTDDVWCRDHGAVFVRDAATGKLAATDWQFNAWGGKFTPYDRDNTAAARMADALGIPCHRSELILEGGAIESNGAGVLLTTEEVLLNPNRNPEWSRSQVEAELRRLFGVREIFWLPRGLDHDDTDGHIDNMTRFIGENAILTAVEPKTMPAGATCQPWLEEARLRLKERFETVLELPLPEPDATWPEPRPASYLNYALVNDAVIVPSFGQPKNDDFARGLLADCFPGRKAVSFDCRLFLEEGGAVHCLSQHQPQMLGV